A region from the Bacteroidota bacterium genome encodes:
- a CDS encoding NAD(+)/NADH kinase, producing the protein MTYGITGNPYKDELWPAVADLLGWLDERDLGYCLDTHIAEGLDRRSLVDTATCRREAVSDLARHCDLVLSFGGDGTMLRSVADVGSAATPILGVNIGRLGFLAKVEVNDLTDALVQIEAGRFDTEERLLLEATLHHTDGPTETFVAMNDFVIDKSGSTSMIEVEATVDDLYLNTYWADGLIVATPTGSTAYSLSAGGPIITPGSGVVVLTPIAAHTLTARPIILPDSCQIELEVSARGGGYVVAADGQTERPGTDGLRMSIRKADYVARLVTLPGQTYFKTLRSKLMWGQGRRHRGGSTRD; encoded by the coding sequence ATGACCTACGGCATCACCGGCAACCCCTACAAGGACGAGCTTTGGCCTGCCGTGGCCGACCTGCTCGGTTGGTTGGACGAACGCGACCTGGGCTACTGCCTGGACACGCACATCGCGGAAGGGTTGGATCGCCGTTCATTGGTCGATACCGCGACGTGCCGCCGTGAGGCCGTTTCCGACCTCGCCCGGCACTGCGACCTCGTCCTCTCGTTCGGCGGCGATGGGACGATGCTCCGCTCCGTGGCCGATGTAGGCAGCGCTGCCACGCCAATCCTGGGCGTCAACATCGGGCGCCTTGGCTTCCTGGCAAAGGTCGAAGTCAATGACCTCACCGACGCCCTCGTCCAGATCGAAGCCGGGCGCTTCGACACGGAGGAGCGGCTTCTTCTCGAAGCTACCCTCCACCACACCGACGGCCCCACGGAGACGTTCGTAGCGATGAACGACTTCGTGATCGACAAGTCGGGCTCGACGAGCATGATCGAGGTGGAGGCTACGGTGGACGACCTGTATCTCAACACCTACTGGGCCGACGGCCTCATCGTCGCCACGCCCACGGGGTCGACGGCCTACTCGCTCTCCGCGGGCGGTCCGATCATCACGCCCGGCTCGGGGGTCGTCGTGCTGACGCCTATCGCCGCGCACACGCTCACCGCCCGCCCCATCATCCTGCCCGACTCGTGCCAGATCGAGCTCGAAGTGAGCGCTCGGGGGGGCGGCTATGTGGTGGCGGCCGACGGACAAACCGAGCGCCCCGGCACCGACGGGCTCCGCATGTCGATTCGGAAGGCCGACTATGTCGCGCGCCTCGTCACGCTGCCGGGGCAAACCTATTTCAAGACGCTCCGCAGCAAGCTCATGTGGGGCCAGGGGCGCCGCCACCGT